Proteins encoded by one window of Microplitis mediator isolate UGA2020A chromosome 1, iyMicMedi2.1, whole genome shotgun sequence:
- the LOC130669182 gene encoding uncharacterized protein LOC130669182 — translation MSSSESLGSSDDDTAMNVEKEARLVENKLIANKSSAVYNLCYQNFVKWKEDKKIKEITESVLLVYFNELTKSLKPSTLWSRWSMLKTQLNLKHSINIDTFHKLKTLLKNNGKGFKPKKSKVLSMNQIKTFLNDATDEIYLAMKVILIFGFCGALRSGEYCSIKTYDVEDTGSRFIVNIQDTKNYYPRSFVIQDEYSDTVRKYVALRPENTELDRFFILYDKGICKRQPIGKNTITEVPKKIAEFLKLPDASSYTGHCFRRTSATLLANAGASLTTLKQHGGWRSSTVVEGYIENSLCNKTKIFNQIVNSSENVLTVRPNNSLNTTTKDQNYSRPSTSTSNVSPVAKSTISSSNANKENLPAAITNTVNQNESTESSFDFQNEPVTENDIIWDEEFDNLEFDYQFSPIPDVDPNLKSTNQEKLPAKSKSSNNSTDTKSLGEVNMNNPIIKINNCKIMNVTINYSK, via the exons atgagCTCTTCCGAGAGTTTGGGTTCAAGTGATGACGATACAGCCATGAATGTCGAAAAAGAAGCTCGGTTAGTAGAAAACAAACTAATTGCTAATAAATCAAGTGCAGTGTACAATCTTTGCTATCAAAATTTTGTCAAGTGGAaagaggataaaaaaattaaagaaataacaGAGAGCGTGTTGCTCGTCTATTTCAATGAATTAACAAAAAGCTTGAAACCGTCTACGCTCTGGAGTCGATGGTCGATGTTAAAAACCCAACTTAATCTCAAACATTCAATTAACATTGACACTTTTCACAAACTTAAaactttgttaaaaaataatggtaaagggTTTAAACCTAAGAAGTCTAAAGTTTTATCGATGAATCAGATTAAAACATTTCTCAATGACGCTACTGACGAGATTTATCTGGCTATGAAG gtGATACTAATATTCGGTTTTTGTGGGGCGTTGAGGTCTGGCGAATATTGCTCAATCAAAACTTATGATGTAGAAGACACCGGATCTCGATTTATCGTTAACATCcaagatacaaaaaattattacccgCGTTCATTTGTTATTCAAGATGAATACAGTGATACAGTTCGTAAGTATGTTGCTTTACGACCCGAAAACACGGAATTAGACAGATTCTTCATACTCTACGATAAAGGAATATGTAAACGTCAACCAATAGGAAAAAATACTATAACTGAAGTACCTAAAAAAATtgctgaatttttaaaattaccggATGCGTCGAGTTACACAGGCCACTGTTTCAGACGGACCTCAGCGACGTTACTCGCAAATGCCGGTGCAAGTCTCACTACCCTCAAACAGCACGGTGGGTGGAGGTCGAGTACCGTTGTTGAGGGGTACATTGAAAATTCTCTGtgcaacaaaacaaaaatattcaatcaGATTGTTAATTCTAGTGAAAATGTATTAACAGTACGGCCAAATAATTCCTTGAACACAACGACAAAAGATCAGAATTACTCAAGACCTTCGACTTCAACTTCGAATGTTTCACCTGTGGCTAAATCGACAATTAGTAGTAGCAACgcgaataaagaaaatttaccaGCTGCAATAACAAATACTGTGAATCAAAACGAATCCACTGAATCATCAttcgattttcaaaatgaACCAGTAACTGAAAATGACATCATTTGGGACGAAGAATTCGACAATTTGGAGTTTGATTATCAATTTTCGCCTATTCCAGACGTCGATCCCAATTTAAAATCTACGAACCAAGAAAAATTACCAGCGAAAAGTAAAAGTTCGAATAATTCAACTGATACAAAATCATTAGGAGAAGTTAACATGAACAAtccgataataaaaattaataactgtaaaattatgaacgttactattaattactcaaaataa